The following are encoded together in the Candidatus Methylomirabilis sp. genome:
- a CDS encoding cytochrome b N-terminal domain-containing protein produces MTGVRIAAWLEERIDLWPLRHLIQKKVIPVHRHTVWYYFGGMTLFLFGIQVATGILLTLYYRPSGEEAYESVQFIMTEVQFGWLVRSIHSWSANLMVLTMMIHLFSVYLTQAYRKPRELTWVTGMLLFGIVLFFGFSGYLLPWNVLAYFATKVGTEIAGQFPLVGPVLMRLLRGSDEVTGATVSRFYGMHIAILPALITMILGLHLFLVQKQGMSVPPAVERSHAGRPLPTMPFFPNFLLRDLFGWFVTLGVLAALAALSPWELGQKADPFAPAPAGIRPEWYFVFMFQSLKYIPAKIGPFEGEVLGVLGFSLGGLLLLLVPFLDKKSALGEPSPLFRSIGIGIIAYIVIFTVLGYVAPGAK; encoded by the coding sequence GTGACGGGAGTTCGGATTGCGGCCTGGCTCGAAGAGCGAATCGATCTCTGGCCGCTCAGGCATCTCATTCAGAAGAAGGTCATCCCTGTTCATCGCCATACCGTCTGGTACTACTTCGGCGGGATGACGCTCTTTCTCTTCGGGATTCAGGTGGCTACCGGGATCCTGCTGACCCTCTACTACCGGCCCAGCGGCGAAGAGGCGTACGAGAGTGTTCAATTTATCATGACCGAAGTCCAATTCGGTTGGCTTGTTCGCTCGATCCATAGCTGGTCGGCCAACCTGATGGTGCTGACAATGATGATCCACCTGTTCAGTGTGTACCTGACCCAGGCCTACCGAAAGCCGCGGGAGCTGACATGGGTGACCGGAATGTTGCTGTTCGGCATCGTTCTGTTCTTCGGCTTCAGCGGGTATCTGCTGCCCTGGAATGTTCTCGCGTATTTCGCCACTAAAGTCGGAACTGAGATCGCCGGGCAGTTCCCACTTGTGGGTCCTGTTCTGATGCGGCTCCTGCGGGGTAGCGACGAGGTCACGGGCGCGACGGTTTCCCGCTTTTACGGTATGCACATTGCCATCCTGCCGGCGCTCATCACCATGATCCTCGGCCTCCATCTGTTCCTGGTGCAGAAGCAGGGGATGAGCGTTCCCCCGGCCGTGGAGCGATCTCATGCGGGACGGCCGCTTCCGACCATGCCGTTTTTCCCTAATTTTCTGCTGCGAGACCTCTTTGGCTGGTTTGTCACCCTCGGGGTCTTAGCGGCATTAGCCGCGCTGTCCCCATGGGAGCTGGGACAAAAGGCCGATCCCTTCGCTCCGGCGCCTGCCGGCATTCGACCGGAATGGTACTTCGTCTTCATGTTTCAGAGCCTGAAGTATATCCCGGCGAAGATCGGTCCCTTTGAGGGTGAGGTCTTGGGAGTCCTGGGTTTCAGTCTGGGCGGGCTGTTACTTTTATTGGTCCCATTTCTGGACAAGAAGTCGGCATTGGGAGAGCCTAGTCCGCTCTTCCGATCGATCGGAATCGGCATTATTGCGTACATTGTGATATTTACCGTGCTTGGATATGTCGCGCCCGGCGCCAAATGA
- a CDS encoding Rieske 2Fe-2S domain-containing protein, which produces MVVAQQDEQVDYGRRTVNWLLGSSLGVLFISILYPIVKYLIPPKLAEPTTFSVTLPWKLAELKANSGRIFRFRSRPGILVKTSAGELRAFSAVCTHLECTVQYREARQDIWCACHNGVYDLNGKNISGPPPRPLEPLKLNVRGDQIIVMKG; this is translated from the coding sequence ATGGTTGTGGCACAGCAGGATGAACAGGTCGACTATGGGCGGCGCACAGTGAATTGGCTTCTGGGAAGTTCCCTCGGCGTGCTCTTCATATCCATCCTGTACCCGATTGTAAAATACTTGATCCCCCCCAAGCTGGCCGAGCCGACCACGTTCAGCGTGACCCTTCCCTGGAAGCTCGCGGAACTGAAGGCGAACTCAGGGCGGATCTTTCGCTTCAGGAGTCGTCCGGGTATCTTGGTGAAGACCTCAGCAGGCGAGTTGCGGGCGTTTTCTGCGGTCTGTACCCACCTGGAATGCACGGTGCAATACCGGGAAGCGCGGCAGGATATCTGGTGCGCCTGTCACAATGGTGTGTACGACCTAAATGGGAAGAATATCAGCGGTCCGCCGCCACGGCCCCTGGAGCCTCTCAAGTTGAACGTCCGGGGAGATCAGATCATCGTCATGAAAGGATAA